Proteins co-encoded in one Stenotrophomonas maltophilia genomic window:
- a CDS encoding SseB family protein — translation MDAIVYVHAPISDDAQTLRLVQFRHPDGFDAIPFFTSLDKAQAASSSAVRILGVSGRELLTGTRGATLMLNPNYGGVVLYPEEVATLLDTGFLARVERLAPAEFAVRPAQAAPAWLAPAISGSLEHADFVSSAYLLETHSSGGVEQPPGLLIWLVVDLAFAERAARLVTTAIQPLCSDLDVIIDLAVHDVSLPLPAGLDDPQILPIFFHENQANLSTAHRPMSPEDKLLALLPGLTEEEKERRTREGMADVDAGRTIPHEELLQWIRRRSEPS, via the coding sequence ATGGATGCGATCGTGTACGTGCATGCGCCCATCTCGGACGACGCGCAGACACTGCGGCTGGTCCAGTTCCGCCATCCTGACGGTTTCGATGCGATCCCTTTCTTTACCTCGCTCGACAAGGCGCAGGCGGCCAGCTCGTCTGCTGTCAGAATTCTGGGAGTTTCAGGCCGTGAGCTGCTAACCGGTACTCGCGGCGCGACGTTGATGCTCAATCCCAACTACGGCGGCGTTGTCCTGTACCCGGAAGAGGTTGCGACATTGTTGGATACGGGCTTTCTGGCCAGGGTGGAACGTCTGGCGCCGGCGGAGTTCGCGGTGAGACCTGCCCAGGCCGCGCCGGCTTGGCTCGCTCCGGCCATCAGCGGCAGCCTTGAGCACGCCGACTTCGTCTCGTCGGCCTATCTCCTGGAAACTCACTCGTCAGGGGGCGTCGAACAGCCTCCCGGTCTGTTGATCTGGCTGGTGGTGGACCTGGCTTTCGCCGAGCGGGCGGCTCGTCTGGTGACCACCGCCATACAGCCCTTATGCTCAGATTTGGACGTCATCATCGACTTGGCGGTCCACGACGTATCGCTGCCTTTGCCGGCGGGCTTGGATGATCCCCAGATCCTGCCCATATTTTTTCACGAGAATCAAGCCAACTTGAGCACAGCTCATCGGCCTATGAGCCCTGAAGATAAGCTACTAGCACTCCTTCCGGGATTGACCGAGGAAGAGAAGGAACGGCGGACCCGCGAGGGTATGGCCGACGTCGACGCTGGACGTACGATCCCGCACGAGGAACTACTGCAATGGATCAGGCGACGGTCAGAGCCTTCTTGA
- a CDS encoding TolC family protein, which yields MEMSFFLRARRKMACGFVFALALSGPVLAASPAIPISYTEALQRALANAPTLHVRRSQIDASTEEAARAGALPDPRLIVGLANWPVSGPDAFSLRADEMTTQQIGLMQEFPARAKRRAEHALAQATLAQARSLSMAEQQMVAQAAALAWIELWSTQQAVDALEGLREPARIAERAARARLAGGTAGASDVLAAQAALLQLDNRLEQVHAEHAAAQAGLARWLGIAPEAILASGAAPDFSQLPLEPTQLLAKLDQHTPLLGWEARESLAQAQVDAAVAETRPDWSVELTYGRRERAPDGMARSDMLMVEVGVGLPLFQKNRQARGIAARRAELEAVSAERDEARRIQAESVQRAIARWRGLTGQLERQNTQSLPLARDRARTALAAYGAGADLQPWLEARRDEIELHLENARLLGEQGRAWAALAYLLPHEENTP from the coding sequence ATGGAGATGTCTTTCTTCTTGCGTGCAAGGCGCAAGATGGCGTGTGGGTTCGTGTTTGCCCTGGCGCTCAGTGGTCCTGTGCTGGCGGCATCGCCCGCTATCCCGATCAGCTACACAGAAGCCCTACAACGGGCGCTTGCTAACGCCCCAACCCTGCACGTGCGCCGATCGCAGATCGATGCCAGTACCGAAGAAGCCGCGCGTGCTGGCGCGCTTCCCGACCCACGTTTGATCGTGGGGCTGGCGAACTGGCCCGTCAGCGGACCCGATGCCTTCAGCTTGCGGGCCGATGAGATGACCACCCAGCAAATCGGTCTGATGCAGGAGTTTCCTGCGCGTGCGAAACGACGTGCCGAGCACGCGTTGGCGCAAGCGACGCTGGCGCAAGCGCGCTCACTGTCGATGGCCGAACAGCAGATGGTGGCCCAAGCGGCCGCGCTGGCCTGGATCGAGCTGTGGAGTACGCAGCAAGCCGTAGATGCGTTGGAGGGTCTGCGCGAGCCGGCCCGTATAGCCGAGCGTGCGGCGCGTGCTCGCTTGGCAGGCGGCACGGCCGGGGCCAGTGATGTGCTTGCCGCCCAGGCCGCCCTACTGCAGTTGGACAATCGCCTGGAGCAGGTACATGCGGAGCACGCCGCCGCGCAGGCCGGCCTGGCGCGGTGGTTGGGTATTGCACCAGAGGCGATCTTGGCCAGTGGTGCGGCACCGGATTTTTCGCAGTTGCCATTGGAGCCCACCCAACTGCTGGCCAAACTGGACCAACACACGCCACTACTGGGCTGGGAGGCACGCGAGAGCTTAGCCCAGGCCCAGGTGGATGCGGCCGTGGCCGAAACCCGCCCGGATTGGAGTGTGGAGCTCACCTACGGACGTCGCGAGCGCGCACCCGACGGCATGGCGCGCAGCGACATGCTCATGGTGGAAGTGGGTGTGGGCCTGCCGCTGTTCCAGAAGAACCGCCAAGCACGAGGCATCGCGGCACGGCGGGCCGAGCTGGAGGCGGTGTCCGCAGAGCGCGATGAGGCCCGGCGCATCCAAGCCGAGTCGGTGCAACGCGCGATAGCGCGATGGCGCGGGTTAACCGGCCAGTTGGAGCGCCAGAACACGCAGAGCCTGCCTTTGGCGCGCGATCGTGCACGCACGGCGTTGGCCGCCTACGGCGCCGGTGCCGACCTGCAGCCGTGGCTGGAAGCGCGGCGCGATGAGATCGAATTGCACCTGGAGAACGCCCGTCTGCTGGGCGAACAGGGCCGTGCCTGGGCGGCACTGGCCTATCTGCTACCCCATGAGGAGAACACGCCATGA
- a CDS encoding DUF305 domain-containing protein — MSSSHGTHENAQDPQSQHAKPHASHQPAHQAQQGHQGHYGRLLLMMGLSFVAMYALMYAMVDQWANVYNNVNQFYMAGLMAAPMLLIELWLMSSMYPDRRRNLILAGLTVAFMLFCWWGIRTQAAVTDKQFIRSMIPHHAGAILMCEENRLKDPELVKLCQDIITSQTQEIAQMKQLLAERSH; from the coding sequence ATGTCCTCTTCGCACGGTACGCACGAAAACGCGCAAGACCCGCAGTCCCAGCACGCAAAACCGCACGCCTCACACCAACCTGCCCACCAGGCACAACAAGGGCATCAAGGCCATTACGGCCGCCTGTTGTTGATGATGGGCCTGTCTTTCGTGGCCATGTACGCATTGATGTACGCAATGGTCGATCAGTGGGCTAACGTCTATAACAACGTGAACCAGTTCTACATGGCGGGCCTGATGGCCGCTCCCATGCTGCTGATCGAGCTGTGGCTAATGTCCAGCATGTACCCCGATCGCCGACGCAATCTGATTCTGGCTGGTCTGACGGTGGCGTTCATGCTGTTCTGCTGGTGGGGCATTCGCACTCAAGCAGCGGTCACTGACAAACAGTTCATCCGTTCGATGATTCCCCACCACGCTGGCGCCATCCTGATGTGTGAGGAGAATCGTCTGAAGGATCCTGAGTTGGTGAAGCTCTGCCAGGACATTATTACCTCGCAGACACAGGAGATCGCGCAAATGAAGCAGTTGCTGGCTGAGCGTTCCCATTAG
- a CDS encoding efflux RND transporter periplasmic adaptor subunit, which translates to MSPTKTRLTQLAVALGLLALGFAGGYAWMTRTSDTTPPPGTSVADQARKVLYWYDPMAPEQRFDKPGKSPFMDMELLPKYADEAIGGGTQIDPRLQQNVGIRTQEVTVELLGTAVRVPGTLTWDLTQESVISARMEGLITHVQVKAPFTEVRRGQTLATVQAPAWNAAIAEAHALSQAQSAGARELQGAAQQRLRSLGVPSGASARSGVVLSADHSGVVTEILAREGQTVMPGTPLFKINGLDTLWLEASVPQAALGTLRPGTSVQATVSAWPAERFAGQIQALLPQVDMASRTQRARIVLRNPQRRLVPGMFAEVLVQPDAEQALPVVPTEALIATGRDSRVIVQDPDGSFRPVRVSVGRSVQGRTQIVAGLAGGERVVVSGQFLLDSEASLSGALERLGAAQPTRPASASGVHERHDAGHEPRTVVPSPSRQPAPVAPDTSTSTPPRCPVQYWYDPMVPEKHFDKPGKSPFMDMQLVPKFGPAAAADCQASEVMSEAMEGTP; encoded by the coding sequence ATGAGCCCGACCAAGACGCGTCTCACACAGCTCGCCGTGGCCCTCGGGTTGCTGGCGCTCGGCTTTGCCGGCGGCTACGCCTGGATGACTCGAACCTCTGATACCACCCCGCCCCCCGGCACGAGCGTCGCAGATCAAGCACGCAAGGTGCTGTACTGGTACGACCCCATGGCGCCGGAGCAGCGATTCGACAAGCCGGGCAAATCTCCGTTCATGGATATGGAGTTGCTGCCCAAATACGCAGATGAGGCCATAGGGGGCGGAACGCAGATCGATCCGCGCCTGCAGCAGAACGTGGGCATACGCACTCAGGAAGTGACGGTAGAGTTACTAGGGACTGCCGTACGCGTGCCGGGCACACTGACGTGGGATCTGACCCAGGAAAGCGTGATCAGTGCGCGCATGGAAGGCTTGATCACCCACGTGCAGGTAAAGGCGCCGTTTACCGAGGTTCGTCGTGGTCAAACGCTGGCCACCGTGCAGGCCCCGGCATGGAACGCGGCCATCGCCGAAGCACATGCCCTGAGCCAAGCTCAGTCCGCGGGCGCGCGTGAGCTGCAGGGTGCGGCGCAACAACGGTTGCGTTCGTTGGGTGTTCCTTCTGGCGCCTCGGCCAGAAGTGGCGTCGTGCTTAGCGCAGACCACAGTGGTGTCGTGACCGAGATCCTGGCACGCGAGGGACAGACGGTGATGCCCGGTACGCCACTGTTCAAGATCAATGGGCTGGACACGTTGTGGCTGGAGGCCTCGGTACCCCAGGCAGCGCTGGGCACCTTGCGGCCGGGGACCTCAGTGCAGGCCACGGTCAGTGCCTGGCCGGCAGAGCGCTTTGCCGGACAGATCCAGGCGTTGCTTCCCCAGGTCGACATGGCTAGTCGCACGCAGCGGGCGCGAATTGTGCTGCGCAACCCGCAGCGTCGGCTGGTGCCGGGCATGTTCGCCGAGGTTCTGGTGCAGCCCGACGCCGAGCAGGCCCTGCCAGTCGTTCCCACGGAGGCGCTGATCGCCACCGGGCGGGACAGCCGGGTCATCGTGCAGGATCCGGACGGGAGCTTCCGGCCAGTGCGGGTGAGTGTGGGACGTAGCGTGCAAGGGCGCACGCAGATCGTGGCAGGCTTGGCCGGTGGTGAACGCGTGGTCGTCTCGGGTCAGTTCTTGCTCGACTCCGAAGCCAGTCTCTCCGGTGCGTTGGAGCGCCTGGGTGCTGCACAACCGACACGCCCTGCCAGCGCATCAGGTGTGCACGAGCGCCATGACGCCGGGCACGAACCACGCACTGTCGTGCCGTCACCGTCCAGACAGCCGGCGCCTGTCGCGCCAGACACCTCCACCTCTACGCCGCCGCGCTGCCCGGTGCAGTACTGGTATGACCCGATGGTGCCGGAGAAGCATTTCGACAAGCCGGGCAAGTCACCGTTCATGGATATGCAGTTGGTACCCAAGTTCGGCCCCGCCGCAGCCGCTGATTGCCAGGCAAGCGAGGTCATGTCCGAAGCGATGGAGGGCACACCATGA
- a CDS encoding efflux RND transporter permease subunit: MIARLIHACIANRVLVLVAAALLAVVGIWSVKNTPLDALPDLSDTQVIIRTQWAGQTPRIIEDQVTYPLATTMLSVPGVKAVRGFSFFGDSFVYILFDDATDLYWARSRVLEYLSQVRDRLPPNVNPALGPDATGLGWIYQYALVDRTGQRDVGQLRALQDWFLRYELKTVPDVAEVASVGGAVRAWQIQPDPQALAARGLTVAELIEAVDAANGATGGSVIEQGEAELMVRSEGYLRTQEAFEQVPVTGNDGIPVLLGEVATISRGPVFRRGIAELDGQGEVAGGVIVLRTGKDALGAIRNVKARLQALQSSLPEGVEVVPVYDRSELIQDAVRNLTHKLGEEFLVVALVCLLFLWHLRSALVAVITLPLGILAAFIVMHAQGISANLLSLGGIAIAIGAMVDAAVVMIENAHKHLEHWREAHGREPQGEERWQLMARSAAEVGPALFASLLVITLSFVPVFALQAQEGRLFSPLAYTKTYAMAAAAGLSVTLIPVLMGYLIRGRIRPEQQNPINRILIAGYRPILLWVLKHPGVTLLLSGLLLVLTLIPFSRLGSEFMPPLEEGSLLYMPTALPGLSADKARQLLQLSGRMIKTVPEVEHVFGKAGRAESATDPAPIEMFETTVTFKPRDQWRPGMTPQKLRQELDAAVKIPGLTNLWVPPIRNRIDMLATGIKSPIGIKVSGPDVEQIERLSQQIEQVAKTVPGVSSALAERVTGGRYVDVQVRPEIAARYGFTQGQLQQLIATVVGGDPIGETIEGRERYPIVLRYPRGQRDSLQALQDLPLIAPGGVQLTLSQVAELSISPGPPMLKSDNGRLVGYIYVDVADRDLGSVVQDLQAAVQTQVSLPAGYGLAWSGQYEYLQRALARLQWVVPAALAIIFLVIWMVFRRLSDVSIILLSLPLALVGGFWLIWGLGHAISVASMIGFIALGGVAAEFGVIMLLYLRHAWEQRLASGAPEDVSTLQEAIYEGAVQRVRPKAMTVAVILAGLFPLFVGAGAGSEVMQRIAAPMLGGMLTAPVLSMVVIPAAFYLVRRRGLRAARGDQ, translated from the coding sequence ATGATCGCGCGCCTGATCCATGCTTGCATCGCCAATCGCGTGCTGGTGCTGGTTGCCGCCGCGCTGCTGGCGGTGGTCGGTATCTGGTCGGTAAAGAACACGCCGCTGGATGCGCTGCCGGACCTGTCCGATACCCAGGTCATCATCCGCACGCAATGGGCGGGGCAAACCCCGCGCATCATCGAAGACCAGGTCACCTACCCGTTGGCCACCACGATGTTGTCCGTGCCGGGCGTGAAGGCGGTACGCGGCTTCTCCTTCTTCGGTGATTCATTCGTCTACATCCTGTTTGACGATGCCACTGATCTTTACTGGGCGCGCTCTCGAGTGCTCGAGTACTTGAGCCAGGTACGCGATCGACTTCCGCCGAATGTGAATCCGGCGCTGGGTCCTGATGCGACAGGACTGGGCTGGATCTACCAGTACGCCTTGGTGGATCGGACAGGTCAACGTGATGTGGGGCAGCTGCGTGCGTTGCAGGACTGGTTTCTTCGTTATGAGCTAAAAACCGTGCCGGACGTGGCTGAAGTAGCCAGTGTGGGCGGTGCGGTGCGCGCCTGGCAGATCCAGCCCGATCCGCAGGCGTTGGCGGCCCGTGGACTGACGGTGGCCGAGCTCATCGAGGCGGTGGATGCGGCCAACGGCGCTACCGGGGGCTCGGTGATCGAACAAGGCGAAGCCGAACTGATGGTGCGCAGCGAAGGCTACCTGCGCACACAGGAGGCGTTCGAACAGGTGCCGGTAACCGGCAACGACGGCATCCCCGTCCTGCTCGGCGAGGTGGCCACGATCAGTCGCGGGCCGGTCTTCCGTCGTGGTATCGCAGAGTTGGATGGTCAAGGTGAGGTGGCCGGCGGCGTGATCGTCCTGCGGACCGGCAAGGATGCCTTGGGGGCCATTCGGAACGTCAAAGCGCGACTGCAGGCGTTGCAATCCAGCTTGCCCGAGGGCGTGGAAGTGGTGCCGGTGTACGACCGCTCCGAGCTGATCCAGGATGCGGTACGCAACCTCACCCACAAGCTTGGCGAAGAGTTTCTGGTCGTAGCGCTGGTATGCCTGCTGTTCCTGTGGCACCTACGCTCGGCGTTGGTGGCCGTCATCACCCTGCCTTTGGGTATCCTGGCGGCCTTCATCGTGATGCACGCCCAGGGGATCTCCGCCAACTTGCTGTCATTAGGCGGCATCGCCATCGCCATTGGTGCGATGGTCGATGCAGCGGTGGTGATGATCGAAAATGCACACAAGCATCTGGAGCACTGGCGGGAGGCGCACGGCCGGGAACCTCAGGGTGAGGAGCGCTGGCAGCTGATGGCCCGCTCGGCGGCCGAGGTCGGACCGGCCCTGTTCGCCAGCTTGCTGGTCATCACCCTGTCTTTCGTGCCGGTTTTTGCCCTGCAGGCGCAGGAAGGGCGATTGTTCTCGCCTCTGGCCTACACCAAGACCTACGCGATGGCCGCCGCAGCAGGGTTGTCGGTGACCTTGATCCCCGTCTTGATGGGCTACCTGATCCGCGGCCGCATCCGCCCGGAACAGCAGAACCCCATCAATCGCATCCTGATCGCTGGCTATCGGCCCATCCTGCTGTGGGTCCTCAAACATCCCGGTGTCACCTTGCTGCTCAGCGGCCTGCTGCTAGTGCTCACCTTGATCCCCTTTAGCCGGTTGGGCAGTGAGTTCATGCCGCCCTTGGAAGAAGGCAGCCTGTTGTACATGCCCACGGCCCTGCCCGGCCTGTCCGCCGACAAGGCCCGTCAGTTGCTCCAGCTCTCGGGCCGGATGATCAAGACCGTACCGGAGGTTGAGCACGTGTTCGGCAAGGCGGGCCGTGCCGAAAGTGCGACCGATCCGGCACCGATCGAAATGTTTGAGACCACCGTGACCTTCAAGCCGCGGGATCAATGGCGCCCGGGCATGACCCCCCAGAAGCTACGCCAGGAGTTGGACGCAGCGGTCAAGATTCCCGGTCTGACCAACCTATGGGTCCCGCCCATTCGCAATCGCATCGATATGTTGGCCACCGGCATCAAGAGCCCGATTGGGATCAAGGTCTCCGGACCCGATGTGGAGCAGATCGAGCGCCTGAGCCAGCAGATCGAGCAGGTGGCCAAGACTGTGCCCGGCGTGAGTTCGGCACTGGCCGAACGCGTCACGGGTGGGCGCTATGTCGATGTACAGGTGCGCCCGGAAATCGCTGCACGTTACGGATTCACTCAAGGCCAACTCCAGCAACTGATTGCCACGGTCGTTGGCGGTGATCCAATCGGGGAAACGATCGAGGGGCGCGAACGCTATCCCATCGTCTTGCGCTACCCCCGTGGCCAGCGTGACTCGTTGCAGGCCTTGCAGGATCTGCCGCTGATCGCGCCAGGCGGTGTGCAACTGACCTTGAGCCAGGTGGCGGAGCTGTCAATCAGCCCAGGCCCGCCGATGCTCAAGAGCGATAACGGCCGGTTGGTGGGCTACATCTACGTGGATGTGGCCGATCGCGACTTGGGATCGGTGGTCCAGGACCTGCAAGCCGCGGTGCAGACCCAGGTGAGTTTGCCTGCCGGCTATGGTCTGGCGTGGTCGGGGCAGTACGAGTATCTGCAACGGGCTTTGGCACGCCTGCAATGGGTGGTGCCCGCGGCGTTGGCGATCATCTTCCTGGTCATCTGGATGGTGTTTCGCCGGCTTAGCGATGTATCCATCATCCTGCTCAGCTTGCCCTTGGCGTTGGTGGGCGGTTTCTGGTTGATCTGGGGGCTGGGCCATGCGATTTCGGTGGCCAGCATGATCGGATTCATCGCCCTGGGCGGCGTTGCGGCTGAGTTCGGCGTCATCATGCTGCTGTACCTGCGTCATGCCTGGGAGCAGCGCTTGGCCAGCGGTGCGCCGGAAGATGTGTCTACCCTGCAAGAGGCTATCTACGAAGGCGCCGTGCAACGGGTGCGCCCGAAGGCGATGACGGTAGCCGTCATCCTGGCCGGGTTGTTTCCGCTTTTCGTCGGTGCCGGTGCCGGCTCGGAGGTCATGCAACGTATCGCCGCGCCGATGCTGGGTGGCATGCTCACCGCACCGGTGCTCTCTATGGTGGTGATTCCCGCAGCGTTCTATCTAGTGCGGCGACGTGGATTGCGCGCGGCGCGGGGCGACCAATGA
- a CDS encoding TonB-dependent receptor gives MGKNRWTGVYSAQYIGSADDIIAVPDTIGSHVSSVVYHSLQLSYGIKKKWDISAGVEKVLDKKAPFVKNNPNTDTDTMTYDLLGRRWNVRFGYHW, from the coding sequence ATGGGCAAGAACCGTTGGACCGGCGTCTATTCGGCGCAGTACATCGGCAGCGCGGACGACATCATCGCCGTGCCCGACACGATCGGCTCGCATGTGTCCAGCGTGGTGTACCACAGCCTGCAACTGAGCTACGGCATCAAGAAGAAGTGGGATATCTCCGCCGGCGTTGAAAAAGTGCTCGATAAGAAGGCGCCGTTCGTGAAGAACAACCCCAACACCGACACCGACACCATGACGTACGACTTGCTGGGTCGTCGCTGGAATGTCCGCTTTGGTTACCACTGGTAA
- a CDS encoding DUF4198 domain-containing protein, giving the protein MRNTQLSATLLLFAVAGSAGAHDLFVAFSKPGTAAGEANTALVNNGTFDESAGAVTRARLQDVSLSQGGAKAAPDLASWKEVGKQSQLTVHPAGEGTYLLGVSTMASTSTRTASEFGKYLELEDLPDTLATYDASKFPKGVTYSYTKHARTIGQVGTKLTDDFAASLGYPLEIRLARNPGSVKVGEQLSFQVLQQGTPVPNLRVYVGHRADAPVKGGHGSATLLRTDAQGQASFQVTTAKTWYIHTNHIVPSTQNGLDFVSDRASLSFEISPHAGH; this is encoded by the coding sequence ATGAGAAACACGCAACTATCCGCCACACTACTGCTGTTCGCTGTGGCCGGCAGTGCCGGTGCGCACGACCTGTTTGTCGCTTTCTCCAAGCCTGGCACCGCAGCGGGCGAGGCGAACACAGCGTTGGTGAACAATGGCACCTTCGATGAAAGTGCAGGTGCAGTCACCCGAGCGCGTCTACAGGACGTTTCGCTGAGTCAGGGCGGCGCTAAGGCTGCACCGGACTTGGCCAGTTGGAAAGAGGTCGGCAAGCAGAGCCAGCTCACCGTGCATCCGGCGGGCGAGGGCACCTATCTGCTGGGGGTCTCGACGATGGCCTCCACCAGCACGCGTACGGCCAGCGAGTTCGGCAAGTACCTGGAGTTGGAAGACTTGCCCGATACCCTGGCCACCTATGATGCGAGCAAGTTTCCCAAAGGGGTCACCTATAGCTATACCAAGCATGCTCGTACCATTGGACAGGTGGGCACAAAACTGACCGACGATTTCGCTGCCTCGCTGGGCTATCCGCTGGAGATCCGCTTGGCCCGCAATCCTGGAAGCGTGAAGGTCGGCGAACAGCTGTCGTTCCAGGTGCTGCAGCAGGGCACGCCAGTGCCCAACCTACGCGTGTACGTCGGTCATCGTGCTGACGCACCGGTCAAGGGTGGGCACGGTAGCGCTACGCTCCTGCGCACCGATGCCCAAGGCCAAGCCAGTTTCCAGGTGACCACCGCCAAGACCTGGTACATCCACACCAATCACATTGTGCCCTCTACACAAAATGGTTTGGATTTTGTGTCGGATCGGGCGTCGCTGAGCTTTGAGATTTCCCCGCACGCCGGGCACTGA
- a CDS encoding heavy-metal-associated domain-containing protein, whose product MTCGHCVRTVTQAIQALDPHAQVDVDLGSGVVKIEGLLAVEQAVEAIQRQGYVIAAVLPSEAGTPAAPAVASSCCGGCHR is encoded by the coding sequence ATGACCTGTGGTCACTGTGTCCGAACGGTCACCCAAGCCATTCAGGCCCTTGACCCCCACGCCCAGGTGGACGTCGATCTGGGCAGTGGCGTGGTCAAGATCGAGGGCCTGCTTGCCGTAGAACAGGCGGTTGAGGCTATCCAGCGGCAAGGCTATGTGATCGCTGCGGTGCTCCCTTCTGAGGCTGGTACGCCGGCCGCCCCGGCCGTCGCATCCTCCTGCTGCGGCGGATGCCACCGCTGA
- a CDS encoding BPSL0761 family protein, with the protein MTMPSERTRNVLQAGAFLRQLAASQAVPKEVRQEAYRLLRHYPTVSDIEAIAEHEERLRALTQSAFVRPYLSSEIEADWFSGYPLGPHRI; encoded by the coding sequence ATGACGATGCCATCTGAGCGCACCCGCAATGTGCTGCAGGCGGGCGCGTTCCTCAGGCAGCTAGCGGCCAGCCAAGCCGTGCCTAAAGAGGTGCGGCAAGAGGCATATCGACTGCTGCGGCACTATCCAACCGTCAGCGACATCGAGGCGATTGCTGAGCACGAAGAGCGGCTGCGAGCGCTGACCCAGTCGGCCTTCGTACGACCCTACCTGAGCAGCGAGATCGAGGCGGATTGGTTCTCCGGGTACCCGCTCGGCCCTCATCGCATCTGA
- a CDS encoding arginase family protein produces MSAPNPRGVSLEVLEALLDLVMASGKVRVVDVAELCPPLDPDQATARVAARLIHRMVSAQAQ; encoded by the coding sequence GTGAGCGCCCCCAACCCACGCGGGGTGAGTCTGGAGGTCCTGGAAGCCCTGCTGGATCTGGTCATGGCCTCGGGCAAGGTACGTGTGGTCGACGTGGCGGAACTGTGTCCGCCCCTGGATCCGGATCAAGCCACCGCACGTGTGGCCGCGCGTTTGATCCACCGAATGGTCAGTGCGCAGGCTCAGTGA